One Buchnera aphidicola (Anoecia corni) genomic region harbors:
- the rplV gene encoding 50S ribosomal protein L22 — protein sequence MEILAKYCKARSSAQKVRLIADLIRGKNVLVAMNILNFLKKKAAHFVRMTLQSAIANAEHNNSCDSKKLKIIKIFADEGPTMKRMMPRAKGRSDRILKRTSHITVVVSDT from the coding sequence ATGGAAATTTTAGCAAAATATTGTAAAGCTCGTTCTTCAGCTCAAAAAGTGCGATTAATTGCTGATTTAATACGGGGAAAAAATGTTTTAGTAGCTATGAATATATTAAACTTTTTAAAAAAAAAAGCTGCTCATTTTGTTAGAATGACTCTTCAATCTGCTATTGCAAATGCCGAACATAATAATAGTTGTGATTCAAAAAAACTGAAAATCATAAAAATATTTGCAGATGAAGGACCTACAATGAAACGTATGATGCCGAGAGCTAAGGGACGTTCAGATCGTATTTTAAAGCGAACAAGTCATATAACAGTAGTTGTTTCTGACACTTAA
- the rpsS gene encoding 30S ribosomal protein S19 has translation MPRSLKKGPFIDSHLFNKVKKIIKNKDKKPLRTWSRRSTIFPNMIGLTISVHNGKKHIPVFITEEMVGHKLGEFSATRTYRGHTSDKKVKKTSKS, from the coding sequence ATGCCACGTTCTTTAAAAAAAGGGCCTTTTATAGATTCACATTTATTTAACAAAGTAAAAAAAATAATTAAAAACAAAGATAAAAAACCATTACGAACTTGGTCTCGGCGTTCTACTATATTTCCGAATATGATTGGATTAACAATATCTGTTCATAATGGAAAAAAACATATTCCAGTGTTTATTACTGAAGAAATGGTAGGGCATAAGCTTGGTGAGTTCTCTGCAACAAGAACTTATAGAGGACATACTTCAGATAAAAAAGTAAAAAAAACATCTAAGAGTTAA
- the rplB gene encoding 50S ribosomal protein L2, whose translation MTVVKYKPTSPGRRHAVKIVTPNLYKGKAHSLLLKKMVKTGGRNNNGRITTRHIGGGHKKRYRIIDFKRKKDNVLAVVERIEHDPNRSANIALILYRDGTRSYIIAPKNINIGDTVVSGPKSDINVGNALPIKNIPIGCLIHNIEMKPGKGGQIARSAGNYAQLISIEENYASLRLRSGEMRKVEIKCRATIGEVGNSENMLKILGKAGASRWRGVRPTVRGTAMNPVDHPHGGGEGRNFGKHPVSPSGYQTKGKKTRRNKRTDKFILRRRTR comes from the coding sequence ATGACAGTTGTCAAATATAAACCAACATCTCCAGGACGTAGACATGCTGTAAAAATCGTCACTCCTAATTTATATAAAGGAAAAGCTCATTCTCTTTTATTAAAAAAAATGGTTAAGACAGGAGGTAGAAATAATAATGGTCGAATAACTACTCGTCATATTGGAGGAGGTCATAAAAAAAGGTATAGAATAATAGATTTTAAAAGAAAAAAAGATAATGTTTTGGCAGTTGTAGAAAGAATAGAGCATGATCCTAATAGGTCGGCTAATATAGCATTAATTTTATATAGAGATGGAACAAGAAGCTATATCATTGCTCCAAAAAATATTAATATTGGAGATACAGTAGTTTCTGGTCCAAAATCAGATATTAATGTTGGTAATGCTCTTCCTATAAAAAATATACCTATAGGTTGTCTTATTCATAATATAGAAATGAAGCCTGGAAAAGGAGGTCAAATAGCTAGATCAGCAGGAAATTACGCTCAGTTAATTTCAATAGAAGAAAATTATGCTTCATTAAGATTGCGATCTGGAGAAATGAGAAAAGTTGAAATTAAATGTAGGGCAACAATAGGAGAAGTGGGAAATTCTGAAAATATGTTGAAAATTTTGGGAAAAGCAGGTGCCTCTCGTTGGAGAGGAGTTAGACCTACTGTCAGGGGAACAGCCATGAATCCAGTCGATCACCCTCATGGAGGTGGTGAAGGTAGGAATTTTGGTAAACATCCGGTTTCTCCTTCAGGTTATCAAACTAAAGGAAAAAAAACTCGTAGAAATAAAAGAACTGATAAATTTATTTTACGTCGTAGAACTCGATAA
- the rplW gene encoding 50S ribosomal protein L23 — protein MIMEERLLNVILSRHISEKSTTSVEKKNTIVLKVAYSSKKYEIKKSVERLFSVKVDKVNTLVVKSKKKGQGQKIGFRKKWKKAFVTIKKGQKLDLIDSRK, from the coding sequence ATGATTATGGAAGAACGTTTATTAAATGTAATTCTATCTCGTCATATTTCTGAAAAATCAACTACTTCTGTAGAAAAAAAAAACACCATAGTATTAAAAGTAGCATATTCTTCAAAAAAATATGAAATTAAAAAATCTGTAGAAAGATTGTTTTCTGTGAAAGTAGATAAAGTCAATACATTAGTAGTAAAAAGCAAAAAAAAAGGACAGGGACAAAAAATAGGATTTAGAAAAAAATGGAAAAAAGCTTTTGTAACTATAAAAAAAGGACAAAAATTAGATTTAATTGATTCTAGAAAATAA
- the rplD gene encoding 50S ribosomal protein L4, whose translation MDLVLQDIQELVPVSRSVFGCDFNESLVHQVIVAYTSYARQGTKSQKSRALVSGSGKKPWRQKGTGRARAGSIRSPLWRSGGVTFASCNKDYSKKINKKMYKGALKSILSELIRQKRFIVLKDFSLEYPKTKLLLEKIKFISLTKKLSLNKVLIVTNKIEDNLILASRNVKRIEVREASYIDPYSLIKFDKTVITLKAVKKIEDMLV comes from the coding sequence ATGGATTTAGTACTTCAAGATATACAGGAATTAGTCCCTGTATCTAGATCTGTTTTTGGTTGTGATTTTAATGAATCTTTAGTTCATCAAGTAATAGTAGCATATACTTCTTATGCTAGACAAGGAACAAAATCTCAGAAAAGTAGAGCTTTAGTTTCTGGTTCAGGAAAAAAACCATGGAGACAAAAAGGTACTGGAAGAGCAAGAGCGGGTTCCATAAGAAGTCCACTTTGGCGTTCTGGAGGAGTGACTTTTGCATCTTGTAATAAAGATTATTCGAAAAAGATTAACAAAAAAATGTATAAAGGAGCGTTAAAAAGTATATTATCTGAATTAATCAGGCAAAAAAGATTTATAGTTTTAAAAGATTTTTCTTTAGAATATCCAAAAACTAAATTATTATTAGAAAAAATAAAATTTATATCATTAACAAAAAAACTATCTTTAAATAAAGTACTAATTGTTACAAACAAAATAGAAGATAATTTAATATTAGCTTCTAGAAATGTCAAGAGAATAGAAGTTCGAGAAGCTTCTTATATTGATCCATATAGTTTGATAAAATTTGATAAAACAGTGATTACTTTAAAAGCAGTAAAAAAAATTGAGGATATGCTGGTATGA
- the rplC gene encoding 50S ribosomal protein L3, with amino-acid sequence MMGLVGKKIGMTRFFTKEGLVIPITVVKVNNNRVTQIKRKEKDLYDAIQVTTGKIKNNRLKKPAIGHFMKNKVSAGIGLWEFRVKNITEFKIGQILTIDIFLNISKVDITGFSKGKGFSGTIKRWNFKMQDATHGNSLSHRVPGSIGQNQTPGRVFKGKKMSGHLGNSRTTIQNLKIIEVDADNSLLLIKGSIPGPKNSNIIVKPAIKG; translated from the coding sequence ATGATGGGTTTAGTAGGAAAAAAAATTGGAATGACTAGATTTTTTACTAAAGAAGGTTTAGTTATTCCTATTACTGTAGTTAAAGTCAATAATAATAGAGTTACACAGATAAAGAGAAAAGAAAAAGATTTATATGATGCTATTCAAGTAACTACGGGTAAAATAAAAAATAATAGATTAAAAAAACCTGCAATAGGACACTTTATGAAAAATAAAGTATCAGCAGGAATAGGTTTATGGGAGTTTAGAGTTAAAAATATAACAGAGTTTAAGATTGGCCAGATTTTGACTATAGACATATTTTTAAATATTAGTAAAGTAGATATTACTGGATTTTCAAAAGGAAAAGGATTTAGTGGTACTATTAAAAGATGGAATTTTAAAATGCAAGATGCTACTCATGGAAACTCCTTATCACATAGAGTACCTGGATCTATTGGACAAAACCAAACTCCTGGAAGAGTATTTAAAGGAAAAAAAATGTCTGGTCATTTAGGAAACAGTAGAACTACTATTCAAAATTTAAAAATAATAGAAGTTGATGCAGATAATAGTTTATTACTTATTAAAGGATCTATTCCTGGTCCAAAAAATAGTAATATTATTGTTAAACCGGCTATTAAGGGATGA
- the rpsJ gene encoding 30S ribosomal protein S10: MQNQRIRIRLKAFDHRLIDQSTAEIVETAKRTGAQVRGPIPLPTRKERFTILVSPHVNKDARDQYEIRTHKRLIDIVEPTEKTVDALMRLDLAAGVDVQISLS; encoded by the coding sequence ATGCAGAACCAAAGAATTCGTATTCGTCTTAAAGCTTTTGATCATCGTTTAATTGATCAATCTACGGCTGAGATAGTAGAAACAGCTAAAAGAACAGGAGCTCAGGTTCGAGGTCCTATTCCTTTACCAACAAGAAAAGAAAGATTTACTATTTTAGTATCTCCGCATGTTAATAAGGATGCTCGTGATCAGTACGAAATTAGAACACATAAAAGATTAATTGATATCGTTGAACCTACTGAAAAAACTGTAGATGCGTTGATGCGGTTAGATTTAGCTGCAGGTGTAGATGTTCAAATTAGCTTAAGTTAA
- the tuf gene encoding elongation factor Tu — translation MAKEKFERSKPHINVGTIGHVDHGKTTLTAAITTVLSKKYGGTARAFDQIDNAPEEKARGITINTSHVEYDTEKRHYAHVDCPGHADYIKNMITGAAQMDGAILVVAATDGPMPQTREHILLGRQVGVPYILVFLNKCDMVDDEELLELVEMEVRDLLTQYDFPGDSTPIIRGSALKALEGDAEWEEKIVELTNFLDSYIPEPKRAIEQPFLLPIEDVFSISGRGTVVTGRVERGIIKIGDEVEIVGIKPTSKTICTGVEMFRKLLDEGRAGENVGVLLRGTKREEIERGQILSKPGSILPHVKFTAKVYVLSKDEGGRHTAFLKGYRPQFYFRTTDVTGSIELLGSVEMVMPGDNVEMVVTLIHPIAMEEGLRFAIREGGKTVGAGVVSKVMS, via the coding sequence GTGGCTAAAGAAAAGTTTGAACGTTCTAAACCGCATATAAATGTAGGTACTATCGGTCATGTAGATCATGGTAAGACTACGTTAACGGCTGCTATTACTACAGTTTTATCTAAAAAGTATGGTGGTACAGCACGTGCTTTTGATCAAATAGATAATGCACCTGAAGAAAAAGCTAGAGGTATTACTATTAATACTTCTCATGTAGAGTACGATACTGAAAAGCGTCACTATGCTCATGTAGATTGTCCTGGTCATGCTGATTATATAAAAAATATGATTACTGGAGCAGCACAAATGGATGGTGCGATTTTAGTAGTAGCAGCTACAGATGGACCTATGCCTCAAACTAGAGAACATATTTTGTTAGGACGTCAAGTAGGAGTTCCGTATATATTAGTTTTTTTAAATAAGTGTGATATGGTAGATGATGAAGAATTATTAGAATTAGTAGAAATGGAAGTTAGAGATTTGTTAACACAATATGATTTTCCAGGAGATAGTACTCCTATAATTAGAGGGTCTGCTTTAAAAGCATTAGAAGGAGATGCAGAATGGGAAGAGAAAATTGTTGAATTAACAAATTTTTTAGATTCATACATTCCAGAGCCGAAGCGTGCTATTGAACAACCTTTTTTATTACCGATAGAAGATGTTTTCTCTATTTCTGGAAGAGGAACTGTTGTTACTGGAAGAGTAGAAAGAGGTATTATTAAAATTGGAGATGAAGTAGAAATAGTTGGTATTAAACCAACGAGTAAAACAATTTGTACTGGTGTCGAGATGTTTAGAAAATTATTAGATGAAGGTAGAGCAGGAGAAAATGTAGGTGTATTGTTAAGAGGTACAAAGCGAGAAGAAATAGAACGTGGTCAAATTTTATCAAAACCTGGTTCTATTTTACCTCATGTTAAATTTACTGCTAAAGTTTATGTATTATCCAAAGATGAAGGGGGAAGGCATACAGCTTTTTTAAAAGGATATAGACCTCAATTTTATTTTAGAACAACTGATGTAACTGGTTCGATTGAACTTTTAGGTTCAGTAGAAATGGTAATGCCTGGAGATAATGTAGAAATGGTAGTTACTTTAATTCATCCAATTGCTATGGAAGAAGGGTTACGTTTTGCTATAAGAGAAGGAGGAAAAACTGTGGGTGCTGGAGTAGTTTCTAAAGTAATGAGTTAA
- the fusA gene encoding elongation factor G — MARITPIIHYRNIGISAHIDAGKTTTTERILFYTGINHKIGEVHDGAATMDWMEQEQERGITITSAATTTFWSGMANQFKSHRINIIDTPGHVDFTIEVERSMRVLDGVVMVYCAVGGVQPQSETVWRQANKYKVPRIAFVNKMDRMGADFLKVVEQIKVRLGANPVPLQLSIGKEENFTGLIDLIKMKAIRWNEEDQGITFKYEDIPVDMEVIAEEWRQHMIEAAVEEDEILMNKYLNNQYISEKEIKTCLRKRALKNEIMLVTCGSAFKNKGVQALLDAIVEYLPSPLDVVNLEKKLKISDKNTTQNNIIFDHSDYLDRQSFSALAFKIANDPFVGNLTFFRVYSGFVRSGDTVFNSVKEQKERLGRIVQMHANKREEIKEVYAGDIAAAIGLKNVTTGDTLCDPGNPVILEKMEFPEPVISIAVEPKTKSDQERMGAALARLAKEDPSFRVHVDIESNQTIISGMGELHLEIIVDRMKREFNVDANIGKPQVAYREAIKIRVNDVEGKHIKQSGGRGQYGHVVIDLFPLKDSDENYTFINDIKGGVIPGEYISAIDKGIQEQLKSGPLVGYPVVGIGVRLHFGSYHDVDSSEIAFKLAASFAFKKAFNLANPILLEPIMKVEIETPEKYMGDVIGDLNRRRGHIEKMKDVMSAKFITAQVPLSEMFGYATDLRSQTQGRAVYSMEFLKYTEASKSTISSILDNRKK; from the coding sequence ATGGCTCGTATAACACCTATTATACATTATCGTAACATTGGAATTAGCGCTCATATTGATGCTGGAAAAACTACAACTACAGAACGGATTTTATTTTATACAGGAATAAATCATAAAATAGGAGAAGTTCACGATGGAGCGGCTACCATGGATTGGATGGAACAAGAGCAAGAAAGGGGAATTACAATTACATCTGCGGCAACTACAACGTTTTGGTCTGGAATGGCTAATCAGTTTAAATCACATAGAATAAATATTATTGATACACCAGGACACGTTGATTTTACTATAGAAGTAGAAAGGTCAATGAGAGTACTAGATGGGGTAGTAATGGTATATTGTGCAGTAGGAGGAGTTCAACCTCAATCTGAAACAGTATGGAGGCAGGCTAATAAATATAAAGTTCCACGTATTGCTTTTGTTAATAAGATGGATAGAATGGGAGCTGATTTTTTAAAAGTAGTAGAACAAATTAAAGTTCGATTAGGTGCTAATCCAGTTCCACTTCAACTTTCTATTGGAAAAGAAGAAAATTTTACAGGATTAATTGATTTAATAAAAATGAAAGCTATTCGTTGGAATGAAGAAGATCAAGGTATTACTTTTAAATATGAAGATATACCTGTAGATATGGAAGTTATTGCTGAAGAATGGAGGCAGCATATGATCGAAGCAGCAGTAGAAGAAGATGAAATTTTAATGAATAAATATTTAAATAATCAATATATATCTGAAAAAGAAATAAAAACTTGTTTAAGAAAAAGAGCACTAAAAAATGAAATAATGTTAGTGACTTGTGGTTCTGCTTTTAAAAATAAAGGTGTACAAGCTTTATTAGATGCTATTGTAGAATACTTACCTTCTCCTTTAGATGTTGTTAATTTAGAAAAAAAATTAAAAATTAGTGATAAAAATACTACTCAAAATAATATAATTTTTGATCATAGTGATTATTTAGACAGACAATCTTTTTCAGCTTTAGCTTTTAAAATAGCAAATGATCCGTTTGTTGGAAATTTAACGTTTTTCCGAGTTTATTCTGGTTTTGTTCGTTCTGGAGATACTGTCTTTAATTCTGTTAAAGAACAAAAAGAACGATTAGGACGTATTGTTCAAATGCATGCAAACAAGAGAGAAGAAATAAAAGAAGTATATGCTGGAGATATCGCTGCTGCAATAGGTTTAAAAAATGTTACTACGGGTGATACTTTATGTGATCCAGGTAATCCTGTTATTTTAGAAAAAATGGAGTTTCCAGAACCAGTAATATCTATTGCTGTTGAGCCTAAGACAAAATCTGATCAAGAAAGAATGGGTGCTGCATTAGCTCGTCTTGCGAAAGAAGATCCTTCATTTCGAGTACATGTTGATATCGAATCTAATCAAACCATTATATCTGGAATGGGAGAATTACATTTAGAAATTATTGTAGATCGTATGAAACGTGAATTTAATGTAGATGCTAATATAGGAAAACCTCAAGTTGCATATCGTGAAGCTATTAAAATAAGAGTAAATGATGTAGAAGGAAAACATATAAAGCAATCTGGAGGAAGAGGACAATATGGTCATGTAGTTATTGATTTGTTTCCATTAAAAGATAGTGATGAAAACTATACGTTTATTAATGATATTAAAGGAGGAGTAATTCCAGGAGAATATATTTCAGCTATTGATAAAGGTATTCAAGAACAGTTAAAATCAGGTCCTTTAGTTGGATATCCGGTAGTTGGAATTGGAGTTCGATTGCATTTTGGCTCATACCATGATGTAGATTCTTCAGAAATTGCTTTTAAATTAGCAGCTTCTTTCGCATTTAAAAAAGCTTTTAATTTAGCTAATCCGATTTTGTTAGAACCAATTATGAAAGTTGAAATAGAGACTCCTGAAAAGTATATGGGAGATGTTATAGGAGATTTAAATAGAAGAAGAGGACATATAGAAAAGATGAAAGATGTAATGTCTGCTAAGTTTATTACAGCTCAAGTGCCTTTATCGGAAATGTTTGGATATGCAACTGATTTGCGTTCTCAAACACAAGGAAGAGCTGTTTATTCTATGGAATTTTTGAAGTATACAGAAGCTTCAAAATCTACAATTTCTTCTATTTTAGATAATAGAAAAAAATAA
- the rpsG gene encoding 30S ribosomal protein S7, whose protein sequence is MPRRRVVNNRKILPDPKFSSELLAKFINILMVNGKKSIAECIVYSALDKLSKKIGKKEIDAIEIAFENVRPVVEVKSRRVGGSTYQVPVEVRLVRRNALAMRWIISSARKRKDKSMTLRLFHELLDAIDNKGAAVRKREEVHKMAEANKAFAHYRW, encoded by the coding sequence ATGCCAAGAAGAAGAGTAGTAAATAATCGAAAAATTTTACCTGACCCGAAGTTTTCTTCTGAATTATTAGCTAAATTTATCAATATATTAATGGTAAATGGAAAGAAATCTATTGCAGAATGTATTGTTTATAGTGCGTTAGATAAATTATCTAAAAAAATTGGAAAAAAAGAAATTGATGCCATTGAAATTGCTTTTGAAAATGTTCGACCAGTAGTAGAAGTTAAATCACGTAGAGTAGGTGGTTCTACTTATCAAGTTCCAGTCGAAGTTCGTTTAGTAAGGCGTAACGCTTTAGCTATGAGATGGATAATTTCATCAGCTAGAAAAAGAAAAGATAAATCTATGACGTTACGTTTATTTCATGAATTGCTTGATGCTATAGATAATAAAGGAGCTGCAGTGAGAAAACGAGAAGAAGTACATAAAATGGCAGAAGCAAATAAAGCATTTGCACATTACCGTTGGTAA
- the rpsL gene encoding 30S ribosomal protein S12 — MSTINQLVRKSRLYKSIKSNVPALNSCPQKRGVCIRVYTTTPKKPNSALRKVCRVRLTNGFEVTAYIGGEGHNLQEHSVILIRGGRVKDLPGVRYHVVRGSLDCAGVKERKTSRSKYGVKKSKS, encoded by the coding sequence ATGTCTACTATTAATCAATTAGTGCGTAAGTCGAGATTGTATAAAAGTATTAAAAGTAATGTTCCAGCATTAAATAGCTGTCCTCAAAAAAGAGGCGTATGTATTAGAGTATATACGACTACTCCTAAAAAACCTAATTCAGCATTAAGAAAAGTTTGCAGGGTTCGTTTAACGAATGGATTTGAAGTTACTGCATATATAGGTGGAGAAGGGCATAATTTACAAGAACATTCTGTAATATTAATAAGAGGAGGAAGAGTAAAAGATTTACCCGGAGTAAGATATCATGTAGTAAGAGGATCTTTAGATTGTGCTGGAGTAAAGGAAAGAAAGACTAGTAGATCAAAATATGGAGTAAAAAAAAGTAAATCTTAA
- the tusB gene encoding sulfurtransferase complex subunit TusB has translation MKSPYSIDLDTMFLMIDLNDDIVMLQDGVVFAVDKDFFLNYKRYIHIIHVLKEDLEARGLKNINSGFKVINYKQFVQLTFKHKTQINW, from the coding sequence ATGAAGTCTCCATATTCTATTGATTTAGATACTATGTTTTTAATGATAGATTTAAATGATGACATTGTTATGTTGCAAGATGGAGTTGTTTTTGCAGTAGATAAAGATTTTTTTTTGAATTATAAAAGATATATACATATCATACATGTTTTAAAAGAAGATTTAGAAGCACGGGGTTTAAAAAATATTAATTCTGGATTTAAAGTTATAAACTATAAACAGTTTGTACAACTTACATTTAAACATAAAACACAAATAAATTGGTAA
- the tusC gene encoding sulfurtransferase complex subunit TusC has translation MNSIAFVFSHLPYGTSNSQEGLNAALALSSFTNEIGFFFINDGVLQLLKWQNSKKIFFHKYTNAFRIFSIYCEKKCYLHLGSVNKRGIFFFDDFLVNIKILNNLSFKKKLNSFDCIINF, from the coding sequence ATGAATAGTATAGCTTTTGTTTTTTCTCATCTTCCATATGGAACTTCGAATAGTCAAGAAGGTTTAAATGCTGCTCTAGCATTATCTTCGTTTACTAATGAAATAGGTTTTTTTTTTATAAATGATGGAGTTCTACAATTATTAAAATGGCAAAATTCTAAAAAAATTTTTTTTCATAAATATACTAATGCATTTCGTATTTTTTCGATTTATTGCGAAAAAAAGTGCTATTTACATTTAGGATCTGTTAATAAACGAGGGATATTTTTTTTTGATGATTTTTTAGTTAATATAAAAATATTAAATAATTTATCTTTTAAAAAAAAGTTAAATAGTTTTGATTGTATTATAAATTTTTAG
- the tusD gene encoding sulfurtransferase complex subunit TusD, translated as MKYIYTVMVTSSIYSSQNSISSFIFSRTVLNLGHSIYSVFFYGDGIFNGVTTSNMKNVHYINIEEEWKKIHDLHNVKLYLCINSLIQRGVVTKNADLGKEKNKKNISKAFSIVGFSRFLKSVKKSNRFMQF; from the coding sequence ATGAAATATATTTATACAGTAATGGTAACTTCTTCAATATATAGTTCGCAAAATTCAATTAGTTCATTTATTTTTTCTAGAACTGTTCTTAATTTAGGACATAGTATATACAGTGTATTTTTTTACGGTGATGGTATTTTTAATGGAGTTACTACTAGTAACATGAAAAATGTACATTATATAAATATAGAAGAAGAATGGAAAAAAATACATGATTTACATAATGTGAAATTATATTTATGTATAAATTCATTAATACAGCGCGGAGTGGTAACAAAAAATGCTGATTTAGGTAAAGAAAAAAATAAAAAAAATATTTCTAAAGCATTTTCTATTGTAGGATTCAGTAGATTTTTAAAATCAGTTAAAAAATCTAATCGTTTTATGCAATTTTAA
- the tsgA gene encoding MFS transporter TsgA has product MMNYNRVGLTWISFLSYAFTGALVTVTGIVMGNIAKDFKLSLVDMSNSFTYLNSGILTAMFINNWCVKIISLKKQIFFSFALAVLSIFGLSFFHSITIFSCSMFILGSVSGLTMSIGTFIIANLYHGTKRATFLLLTDSFFSMAGIFFPFITGFLLAKNVPWNWIYILIGIIDLFIFFIAISVQFPLIKEEKTEIHSKLSKNGTISVILLAISAFFYILGQLGFISWVPQFVMQNMHANINYSSQLVSNFWMAYMVGMWFFTVVLTLFDLQKIVIFLTSTSTVLMYIFIHSNNIHYLPWIISMLGFFSSAIYTIIITLASLQKKIASPKIVNFILTSGTIGTLLTFVFTGPIVAAGGVNSALNTANFLYLIVCFLHIIIIYFSQHKKYLLRKI; this is encoded by the coding sequence ATGATGAATTATAACCGTGTTGGTTTAACTTGGATTAGTTTTTTATCATATGCTTTTACTGGAGCATTAGTGACTGTTACTGGAATAGTCATGGGTAATATAGCAAAAGATTTTAAACTGTCTTTAGTAGATATGAGCAATTCTTTCACTTACTTAAATTCAGGAATTTTAACTGCTATGTTTATAAATAACTGGTGTGTTAAAATTATTTCTTTAAAAAAACAAATTTTTTTTAGTTTTGCATTGGCTGTATTATCTATTTTTGGACTATCGTTTTTTCATAGTATAACTATTTTTTCTTGTAGTATGTTCATATTGGGTAGTGTTAGCGGTCTTACTATGTCTATAGGAACGTTTATAATTGCTAATTTATATCACGGTACAAAACGTGCTACTTTTCTCCTACTAACTGATTCTTTTTTTAGCATGGCAGGTATTTTCTTTCCATTTATTACTGGATTTTTATTAGCAAAAAACGTTCCTTGGAACTGGATTTACATCCTAATAGGAATAATAGATTTATTTATTTTTTTTATTGCAATAAGTGTTCAATTTCCTCTTATTAAAGAAGAAAAAACAGAAATACACTCAAAACTATCAAAAAATGGAACAATTAGTGTAATTCTACTTGCTATATCTGCTTTTTTTTATATCTTAGGACAACTAGGATTTATTTCTTGGGTTCCTCAATTTGTTATGCAAAATATGCATGCAAATATCAACTACTCTAGCCAATTAGTAAGTAACTTTTGGATGGCTTATATGGTAGGAATGTGGTTTTTTACCGTTGTATTAACTTTATTCGACTTACAAAAAATAGTTATATTTTTGACTAGTACTTCTACTGTACTAATGTATATTTTTATTCATAGCAATAATATTCATTATCTACCATGGATCATTTCTATGTTAGGATTTTTTTCAAGCGCTATATATACAATAATTATTACTTTAGCTTCGTTGCAAAAAAAAATAGCTTCCCCAAAAATTGTCAACTTTATTTTAACATCTGGAACCATTGGAACACTTCTAACTTTTGTTTTCACAGGACCTATCGTAGCTGCAGGTGGAGTTAATTCTGCATTAAATACTGCTAATTTTTTATATTTAATAGTATGTTTTTTACATATAATCATAATCTATTTTTCCCAACATAAAAAATATTTATTAAGAAAAATATAA